One Penaeus monodon isolate SGIC_2016 chromosome 42, NSTDA_Pmon_1, whole genome shotgun sequence genomic window, GTGTCAGGCGTTAAGCAAAATCACTCCGTTTTACCCAAGAAAGTTTTAGTTCCACAGGTGATGTTATTATGATAAAGGTATGCTTTCAATATGCCTTCTTTACAACTATAGCCGAGTCTACTGGCTACTGTATCTTCAAGTCTTTTTACTCTAAGGCCGTCAGTGAAACGACCACAAAGCGCTGAAAACGTTTGGAAATTTGAATAGCAGGTTGTTTTAGCAGAGGCATGTCTTCAGTTTCTAGCAACCATCATCAAAGCTGTCacaaattcattaatatatatatatatatatatatatatatatatatatatatatatatatatataaagttcagcCAAAGAAATATCACTTAAGTATCATAAaaagttcttattattattcattataatcaaaGATTGTTTTCAATGTTTCTTCGGAACAAACATCAATAAAACCATCACAAATTATGAATGACGAATAAAGCGTAATACCAAAAATTAGCAAAATTACCCGAGAAAATGCAGGATCCTCCTGAGGTGGCCGATCGGATCCGCGAGGAGGCGCTCGTAGTGGACCACGTGCAAGGGGGCGGAGTTCCACAGAAGGCGGTCTGTTGCAAGCTCCTCCCACTGTGACGTCATACGCTCTACGTGACCTCGGAAAGCTGGTTGGAGGAAAGCAAAGGAGAGGTTGAAGGAGGGTGCTATTGCAATTGTCAGTGCCATGtcactgtaatcattatcaccatcattatcactgtccttGTCAGTAGGCACCCACCGCCGTCATTTAGCCTGATGAATCCAAAAAATGACATTGACTGTTTTCCTCGGCTTTATGTATGAAACACCTCTCTATCCTCAAAAAGGATTGAGTTTTGTGatactcatcatcataatcattattaaggtCACTGTTATCACTCCTctatattccctctctcctctttccataaTTATTCCGTCTTTGTCTCTTTGCCATGAATGAagacaaaatggaaaataaatagagaaatgccTCACCATTATTTTGAAAATCCTGTGGCGACAACTGGGCGGTGTGTCTGCCGTCCCCCGGCCGCGAGAGAAGCTTCCAGAACGAGATGATTGCTCTGGcttggaaagaggagagaagtcataaaacaaataaaaacaggtGAATAGGTGTATAGGTGAATAGAtatatggtgagagagagagagagagaaagaaagagagagagagagagatagagagaaggagagagagagagagattttacacACGCATCTATAGGCCTATATCCAAGGGCGCCCCATCCTCCGCCCCTTCACCTGCGAGGGTCCCGCAGCAGCAGAACGGCCGGCGTGCTTGGTCCTACCGCCTCGTGGCGACCCGCGAGGTCCCGCCGCGACTTGTCGACGGAGCCGTGGCTCTTCTGCACCAGTGTCCTCTCGCTGCCCGGGTCTTCGCCCTCGCCCAGAAACCCTGGAGCGGCAAAGGGAAAAGCACAACGATATTAGGAGGCAGGCAGAGCGTCCATACCCTACTCCGTTCCTTTGCCTGCAGGCGCTGGCTATCAGGCATAGATGCTCCCTCCCCCGATGCCTCACCTGCCCTGAGGAGCTCCTCGTCGGCGAACTCGGAGGCGGTGAAGAGGCCCGAGGCGCCCTCTAGCAGGTACCTGAGCCAAGTGTTGCCCGAGCAGGGGAACGACAGTAGGAGGACCCGGGGCAGGGCGCGGCCAAACCTACGGatcaattatttaataaataaacaggtaagcaaaacaaaagagagaattcGGGTAGCACAGAGAGGCGTCATCCACCACTTTCCGTTTTATTTCACTTTCCTAACCATTTCGTTGTCAGTCTCCGCCAAAGTAAATTGTTCTGTCATTTCCTTATCTAAAATATTTACGGTGTAATGAACGAGCTGATTTCGAGGATGCAAGGATACCGTCGAAAAGCCTTTGGAAACAAAAATGGCCGGTTTGCACTTACttgttacctctttttttctaaacgtttttCTGCGCAGTCAGGGAAAGTCCGTTGTTGAGATGATGGAGAGAAAATGTTGGTTTGCGAAAGGATAGCATCAACATTAGCATAAACACTTCTGCACGGATTTTTCATGAGAAAAGAAAGGTTGGACTAACGattcttttattctcttaaaTCCGTATCTTACTCCCGGCTCATTCATAGTACATAACAAACTCAAACACCACTTAAAATACACGCTACTATATGGCTTTATAATATTCCCGTTTGTTGCTCGGCTCAGCCACATGTCACTTAAAacactatatacgtatatacatatctacatttaCACTAGATACGGAAATCCGGGTCACCTCGTCTCATGGCGCGCGCAGTCCCTGTCCCCCGAGACCCCCCAGGGGCGCCACACCCGTCCTTCGCTCTCCCGCTCGACCTCCCTCTCGCCtgtgggaggagtgggggggtgaCAAACAGAAGGGGTAACGAACATACTAcgttgatatttttataaatattgctGCTGTTGCTATGTTGCCAATTTCATagcttcatttatattatcatcatcataattgttgtcattattgttgttacggATTGCTATGATCCTAACTTTCACACTTTAAAACACCATCttcattcttatattattatgaatattaatattattattgttatcatcattatcatcattactataataatgataaccataattgtgttttcatataattgtcattaccattgttatttcccTTATCATTATAAATTCACGTACCGAATGCCTGAAGTTCTTCCCTGAAAAGCAAGTTTTAGTTATAATGACGTAGTTTCTATAAATAATTCACTTcccttcattatatataatattcacatgaTCTCTAAGTTAACTACAATCTCTTACTTTTTAACGTCTactttaatcttttatttacttatttcaaaTGAACACCTTGGGTCAATATATAACCACAGAGCAGTGAATAACCCAGCGATCACTGAATGATATAACCCAGCGATCTCTGACCACTACAGAGCCCAGCAAGGCCACTAAGCTAATGCGTAACCCAGTGATCACTGTTTAAAGAATAACCCGACAGTCGCTGAGCAAAGCATAGACCAACAATCACTGAACAACCCAAAAGTCAGCGATCACTGTAAAGTCCTACTTGGCAGCGACCGCGCCTTCTCTGTCGCAGGCCTCCCCCCCCTCACGGAGACTGCTAGGCCTTTGTCTGCAAGAAATGGAGatcattctttttataatttttatgatcattatcattatcattacttctttttttttacctatattgtatattttttttatcttttcattttttttcttatcttactgAATACTTTAATTTACGAGCACCATAATACATttagtaatgatattgacaaaaatattttaatacatttacaGAGACGTAGCTAGACATTTTGAGGCCCAGAGGGTCTAGGTCCGAGGCTCCTTGAAATTCCCCTCCCCCTATATTTCTTTAATTCGATGAAAGACATGAACGATAAAAGAGAAgtgtttatttactaatttaaaccgatatatatatatatatatatatatatatatatatatatatatatatatatatatgtgtgtgtgtgtgtgtgtgtgtgtgtgtgtgtgtgtgtgtgtgtgtgtgtgtgtgtgtgtgtgtgtgtgtgtgtgtgcgtgtgcgtgtgtgtatacacttttttttgcctatacaaaaacatttcacacagaaaataacaacatttagtcccatatccaagtggacgTAGGGGACACATGTTCGTAGAGGAACATGCTTGCTAAGCCTTCCTTtccgccccgactttgaccccgAAATGCTGACGTCAGCATGTCAGTACTCACTCACAGCTGAGTCGTCTGAGTGGGCGGCCGGGCGCGAACCGGACCCTGCAATTGCAAAGCCAACATTCTGCCACTGagctaccccaccccctcccttgcccctcccccgtcccttctcTTAGCTACGCCCTCCTACTCTACCATTAGTAGATTAGGAGGGAAAACCACAGATTCCAAAGGCAGGAGCCAACTCACACGCGCATCACAGCAGAGAACCCCGCCAGCAGAAGCAGCAGAAGCAGACCAACTCTCCTCCTCCGCATGCCGCTCTTAGAACACTGCCATGAAACAAAGTTGTTAACAAATGGTCTACATAACTGGAAATCttatcacaattgttattgtccaaaataccatcattattcccacctaatttttttttactattactacttatcattataatcatcatcatcgtcaatataattatcatcattattattattgttattattatcaatatcatagctgttgttatcattatcattacagttaatactattatcaacgtaatcattattatgacaattattatcaatttgttatcattatcgttactaacaTAACAGTAATCTTGGCTTTTGCTTCATTCAGAGTGAAACCATAAAACTACGAAACTACGAAAATGaacgaaatgaaaatatattacgaaatgaaaaaatggaaaaaatggactacgaaatgaaaaatggaaaaaatggactacgaaaaatggaaatgaaaaatggaaaatggaaaaaatggactacgaaatgaaaatatatttattcagaaaatattCATCAGGTGTGGCAAGCcagttttaagttttaagttttttttattcctgaaaTTAAAGGAGAGGAaccattatcatcgctattgggTTCAGTAAATCACTGTTTCAGTTACGTTtggtattatcactgttatcatcatcatcactgttattaactCTTTTACAATTAtgagtaatatcatcatcaccaatatcatgataagttatcattattatcattattatcattattattattgttgttattatcattactgttatcttcatcatcactattattattattatcataactactattcctattattattattattattattattattattattattgttattattattattattattattattattattattattattattattattattattatttttgtt contains:
- the LOC119599005 gene encoding WSC domain-containing protein 1-like translates to MRRRRVGLLLLLLLAGFSAVMRVQRPSSLREGGEACDREGAVAAKEELQAFGEREVERESEGRVWRPWGVSGDRDCARHETRFGRALPRVLLLSFPCSGNTWLRYLLEGASGLFTASEFADEELLRAGFLGEGEDPGSERTLVQKSHGSVDKSRRDLAGRHEAVGPSTPAVLLLRDPRRAIISFWKLLSRPGDGRHTAQLSPQDFQNNAFRGHVERMTSQWEELATDRLLWNSAPLHVVHYERLLADPIGHLRRILHFLGVPVDEARLRCLATHLEGSFKRSGNEDFDPYTEEEKRRLSLAVLRVQRLLRLMDYPDPPLYEWQDALP